The Oceanococcus sp. HetDA_MAG_MS8 DNA segment TGGTGGAGCTAGTCATTAGGCGGTTTGGCGCGCCAACTTGCTCAAGCCCCGACCAATGGCGGCTTCCAAGGCCTTGGCGATCAGTGGGCCCGCCACGCTAGGACGTCCTTCAAAGCCAATGGTCCATTGCACTTCACAGCCGTTGTCTTTGGGCGTGAACAGCACTTCGCCAGCGTGGTTCTTCACTGGCCCACCAAAGCGGCTGATGCGATAGCCAATTTTTTGATTGGGCTCAAAGGTGGTGACGGTTTCCTGCACCCCAACCGGAGCCGGGCCAATGCGGCGCACCGAGCCCAGGCCGTTGGGGTCGCCCTGGCCATCACGAATACGTTTGACGGGGGCGCCGAGTACGGTGCCC contains these protein-coding regions:
- a CDS encoding SRPBCC family protein → MSRQTVRISQSFSAPVDTVFAALADHNKLGTVLGAPVKRIRDGQGDPNGLGSVRRIGPAPVGVQETVTTFEPNQKIGYRISRFGGPVKNHAGEVLFTPKDNGCEVQWTIGFEGRPSVAGPLIAKALEAAIGRGLSKLARQTA